Below is a window of Bordetella genomosp. 9 DNA.
GCCCTGACTCAGGCGGCCGTCAGTTTCCAGATGCGCGCCCTGGAAGAAGACCTCGGCCGCGAGCTGTTCGACCGCAGCGGCCGGCTGGCCCTGCTGAACGCCGCCGGCCGCGAGCTGCTGCCGGAGGTCAAGCAGTTGCTCGACCTGTACGACCGCATGCGGCTGCCGCAGAAGCCCGGCCCCGGGCAACTGGCCGGCTCGGTCGCCTTCGGCGCCATCGTGTCCTGCATGGGCGCCTTGTCCAAGGTCGTGTCCGAGCTCAAGCGCCGGCACGACAGCCTGGACGTACGCCTGTTCTCCGGAAAGTCCGGCGAGCTGGCCAGCAAGGTGGAAAGCGGCGACCTGGACGCCGCGCTGGTGGTGGAATCGGGCCGCCGCGTGGCCAGCATGCGCTGGACCCCGCTGCATGAAGAACCGCTGGTGGCGCTGGCGCCGCCCACGGCGGCCGGCCAGACCGTGCGCGAGCTGCTGGAGCGCAACCCCTTCCTGCGCTTCGACCGCACCCAGCGCACCGGCCTGCAGATCGACCGCGTGCTGCGGAGGATGAACGTCCACGTGCACGACTTCCTGGAATTGAACGCCATCGAAACCGTGGTGGAACTCGTGCGACAGGAAGTGGGCGTCAGCCTGCTGCCGCAGCTGATGTGGTCGCAGTGGCGCACGGCCCCGGACCTGCGCGTATGGGACTTGCCGGAGGATATCGGCCCGGTGGTCCGGGCCGTGGGCATGATAGAGCGCCGCGAACATGCGCGGCAGAACATCACGGAATCGATATTCAAGGAGTACGCGGCCCTGCACCAGGCCCGCGACGACAAGCGCTAGCGCCTGCCTTGCCGGAACGTCACGACCCCACCAGCAGGTCCATGAAGCGCGCCATCTGTACGTCCTGCGACGTCACGCCGCCGGCGTCATGCGTGGCCAGCACCACTTCGACCCGGTTGTAGATGTTGGACCATTCGGGATGATGGTCCATCTTGGCCGCCATCAGCGCCACGCGCGCCATGAAAGCGAAGGCGCCGTCGAAATCGCCGAAGACGAAGGTCTTGGCGATGGCGTCGCGGCCGGCGACGGCGGACCATCCGGACAATTCCCGCACGGCCCGATCGGCGCCTATCCTGGCAAGGTCAACCATGTGAGGTACTCCCCTATCCCTGCGATTACAGGGCGTCGTTGTCGGATTCGCCCGTGCGAATCCGGATGGCCTGCTCCACCGCGGTGACGAAAATCTTGCCGTCGCCGATCTTGCCCGTGCGCGAGGCCTTGACGATGGCTTCGATGGCGTTGTCCACCATCTCGTCGGGCAGCACGACTTCGACACGTATCTTGGGCAGGAAATCGACGACGTATTCGGCGCCGCGATAAAGCTCGGTATGCCCCTTCTGGCGGCCGAAACCCTTGACTTCCGTGACGGTCAGCCCGCTGACGCCGACGTCGGCCAGGGCTTCGCGGACTTCGTCCAGCTTGAAGGGTTTGATGATGGCGGTAACTAGTTTCACGTGCAGTCCTCGATTCTATTTATGACGAATGGGTGGCGGGGTCAGGTCGTTTCCCGGAAGCCGTTCGTGACAGGATAGCGCCAATCCCTGCCGAACGCCCTGGGAGTAATACGGGGTCCGGGGGGCGCCTGGCGCCGCTTGTACTCGCTGACGCGGATCAGCCGCACCACCTGCTCGACCGCGTCCTCGGGGAAACCGGCGGCGACGATATCGGCGGCGGACTGGTTGCGCTCCATATATCGCTCGACGATGCCGTCCAGGATGTCGTAGGGCGGCAGGCTGTCCTGGTCTTTCTGGTCGGGCCGCAGTTCGGCCGAAGGCGGCCGGGTAATGATGCGCTCGGGAATGACTTCCTGCTGGCGGTTGCGCCAGTTGGCCAGGCGGTAGACCAGCGTTTTCGGTACGTCCTTGATGACCGCGAACCCGCCTGCCATATCGCCGTACAGCGTGCAGTAGCCGGTGGTCATCTCCGACTTGTTGCCGGTGGTGAGCACCAGCCGTCCGGTCTTGTTCGACAGCGCCATCAGCAGCGTGCCGCGCACGCGGGCCTGGATGTTCTCTTCCGTAGCGTCCACGGCCATGCCGGCGAAATGCGGCGCCAGCGCGGATTCGAAGCCTTCCACCACCGGCCCGATGGCGATCACGTCGTAGCGCACGCCCAGGCGCTTGGCCATGTCGGCGGCATCCGTCTGCGAAATATCGGCGGTGTAGCGCGACGGCATCATGACGGCGCGCACGTTGTCGGCGCCCAGGGCGTCGACGGCGATGGCCAGCACCACCGCCGAATCGATGCCGCCGGACAGGCCGATGATGGCGCCCGGAAATCGGTTCTTGCCCAGGTAGTCGCGCACGCCCACGACCAGCGCCTTCCAGACCTGCTCTTCCGGATCGCTGGGCTGCAGGTCGGCCTGCGCGTCCACGGGGGTGATGCTGCCGTCCGCGCCCACGTCCACGGCATGCACGCAGGCCTCGAATTCGGGCAGGCGCGCGCGCGGCTGCCCCTGTGCGTCCACCGCGAAGGACGCGCCGTCGAAGACGAGTTCGTCCTGGCCGCCCACCATGTTGGCGTAGATCACCGCGCCGCCGCTCAGGCGCGCGCATTCGGCCACGACTTCCATCCGCTGCGCCTGCTTGCCGGTATTGAAGGGGGAGGCGTTGGGGACGAGCAGCACCTGGCTGCCGGCTTCGCGCGCCGCCTGCGGGGCATGCGAAAACCAGATGTCTTCGCAGATCACCACCCCGAAGCGCACGCCCTTGACGTCGAAGGTGAACGGCTTGCCGTCGGCAATGAAATAACGCTGCTCGTCAAAAACGGAATAATTCGGCAGCTCGCGCTTGCGATAGGTGCCCAGCACGCGGCCTTCCAGCAGCACCGAGGCGGCGTTGTACAGCACATGGCGGCCCGTGCGGTCCGCGAAGGCGTAGGCTTTGGCGCCGCAGGTATCGCCATCGACGTGGCCGACGACCACGTGCAGGCCCTTGAGCTCGGCCAGGTCGCGGCGCAGTTCGTCCAGTTGCTGCTGCTGTTCGCAGACGAACTGCGGCCGCAGCAGCAGGTCTTCCGGCGGGTAACCGGTCAGCACGAGTTCCGGCGTCAGGAGTATGTCGGCGCCCATCCGGTGCGCCTCGCGAGCCGCCTGCAGGACGCGTTCGGCATTTCCGCAGATGTCTCCGACACAAGAATTGATCTGGGCGATCGCCACGCGGGGTGCGGTCATGGAGTTGCTTCCGTAGAGAGGGTGGCGGAACGCCGGCACGGCGGCCGGCACAGCCGTTGGAACGTCTGCCGATTATCTCACCATCGGACGGCCAGGCCGGTTCGATTATGACACCGCGCTTCACGGCGGGCTCTATAATCCCCGTCACTATGTCGACGCCCTCCTCCCCCTCCCAGAACCAGTTCGCCAACAAGGCGCAAGCCTGGTCCGCCCGGTTTTCCGAACCGGTCTCCGATCTCGTCAAACGCTATACGGCATCCGTGGATTTCGACCAGCGCCTGGCGCGCCACGATATCCAGGGTTCCCTGGCCCATGCGGACATGCTGGCCGCCCAGGGCATCATTTCCGCGCAGGACAAGGCCGACATCGAACGCGGCATGGCGCAGATCCTGTCGGAAATCGACGCCGGCAGCTTCCAATGGCTGCTCGACCTGGAAGACGTCCACCTGAACATCGAAAAGCGCCTGGTGGAACTGGTGGGCGACGCCGGCAAGCGGCTGCATACCGGCCGTTCGCGCAACGACCAGGTGGCCACCGACATCCGCCTGTGGCTGCGCGGCGAAATCGACGTCGCCCTGGACCTGCTGCGGCAACTGCGCCATGCCTTGGCCACGGTGGCGCTGGAACATGCCGACACCATCATGCCCGGGTTCACCCATCTGCAGGTGGCCCAGCCCGTGACCTTCGGCCACCATCTGCTGGCCTACGCCGAAATGTTCGGCCGCGACGCCGAACGCCTGCAGGACTGCCGCCGCCGCGTGAACCGCCTGCCCCTGGGCGCCGCGGCGCTGGCCGGCACCAGCTTCCCCATCGACCGCGAACGGGTCGCCGCCACCCTGGGCTTCGACGGCGTGTGCCGCAATTCCCTGGACGCCGTGTCGGACCGCGACTTCGCCATCGAATTCTGCGCCGCCGCCGCGCTGGTGATGACGCACGTGTCGCGTCTGTCGGAAGAACTGGTCCTGTGGATGAGCCCGCGCGTCGGCTTCATCGACCTGGCCGACCGCTTCTGCACCGGCAGCTCCATCATGCCGCAGAAGAAGAACCCGGACGTGCCCGAACTGGCGCGCGGCAAGACCGGCCGGGTCAACGGCCATCTGGTGGCCCTGCTGACCCTGATGAAAGGCCAGCCCCTGGCCTACAACAAGGACAACCAGGAAGACAAGGAAGGCCTTTTCGATACGGCCGACACGCTGCGCGACACCTTGACGATCTTCGCCGACATGGCGGGCGGCATCAAGGTCAAGGTGGAAAACATGCGTGCCGCGGCGCTGCAGGGCTACGCCACCGCGACCGATCTGGCCGATTACCTGGTCAAGCGCGGCATTCCCTTCCGCGACGCGCATGAAGTCGTGGCCCATGCGGTGCGCGACTGCGAACTGCGCGGCTGCGACCTGGCCGACCTGACGCTGCAGGAACTGCAGGCCTACCACGCGTCCATCGGCGAAGACGTGCACCAGGTGCTGACGCTGGAAGGCTCGGTCGCGGCGCGCGATCACATCGGCGGCACCGCCCCGCAGCGCGTGCGCGAAGAAGCGCAGCGGGTACTGGCGCAGACGTCCGCCTGACACGCGGGGCGCCGCGCGCCCGCCAGCGGGACGCATTGAAAAAGGCCGCCGATCAGGCGGCCTTTTGTCTGGCCCGCGGCGGCCGGACGGGCCGCCGCTGCCTCAAGCGGCCTGCTCCTGGTCCGCGGCCTGGGCGGCTTCCTGGCGTTTTTCCGCCGCCTGGCGCTGGGCCCCTTCGATCGCCGCCGCATCGCCCGACTCGAACACGGCGATGGATTCCACGTGCCCTGTGTGCGGGAACATGTTGATGACGCCCGCGCTCAGCAGGCTGTAGCCGCCTTCATGCACCATGATGGCGGCGTCGCGCGCCAGCGTGGCCGGGTTGCAGGACACGTACACGATGCGGCGCGGCCGCTCAGCGGCGGACAACTGTGCCAGCGCCTGCGCGACGGCCTGCGCGCCCTCGCGCGGCGGATCGATGAGCATGCGGTCGAAATGGCCCAGGCCGCGCAGCCATTGCACGTCGACCTCGAACAGATTCAAGGTGGCGAACGACACGCGGTCGCCCAGGCCATTGCGCGTGGCGGCTTCGTGCGCCCGATCCGTCAAGGCCTTGCTGCCTTCCACGCCCACGGCCTCGCGCGCCCGCGTGGCCAGGGGCAGCGTGAAATTGCCCAGTCCGCAGAACAGGTCGGCGACCCGCTCGTCCGGCCGGGCTTCCAGCAAGGACAGGGCGCGCGACACCAGCGCACGGTTGATGGCGTGATTGACCTGCGTGAAGTCGGTGGGCTTGAACGGCATGCGCAAGCCGAACTCCGGCAGGGTGTAGGCCAGCGTTTCGGCGTGTTCCCTTTCGAGCGGATGACAGGTGTCCGGCCCCTTGGGCTGCAGCCACCATTGCACGCCGTTTTCCTGGGCGAAGGCGCGCAGGATGTCGATATCCCCGGGCGTCAGCGGCAGCAGGTGGCGCAGTACCAGCACCGTGGCGGCATCGCCCACGGCAACCTCGATCTGCGGCATGCGGTCGGGCGCGGACATGGCGCCGATCATCGCGCGCAGCGGCATCAGCAAACGCGCCACATGGGGCGGCAGGACGTGGCATTCCCGCATGTCCGCGACGTAGCTGCTCTTGCGCTCGTGGAAGCCGACCAGGACGCCGCCCTTCTTGGGGACGACGCGCACGGAAAGCCGCGCGCGGAAACGGTAGCCCCAGGTGGGCCCATGCAGCGGCGGCAGGATGCGCTGCGGGCGCAGTTTCCCCACGTGCCAGAACGTGTCTTCCAGCGAGCGCTGCTTGATCGCCACCTGGGCCGCGGGCTCCAGGTGCTGCATGGCACAGCCGCCACAGACGCCGAAATGCGGGCAGCGCGGCGTGACGCGCTGGGATGACGGTTGCAGCACCTCTACCGTGCGGGCGATTTCGTAGGACGGCTTGCGGCGCACGGTTTCGCCGGTGACGCGCTCGCCAGGGAGCGCGCCTTCGACGAATACCACCTTGCCTTCGCGGCGGGCGATACCCCTGGCTTCCAGGTCCAGGGATTCGATATTCAGGACTTCGGACATCGGCTATCTCATCGGAACAGCCCGGCATTGTAGAAGTTCCGCGAAACCCGCGCTTGCCCCCGGGGCCCTTTCGCCTTGAGGCGGCCGGGCGGCAAAAAAAAACGTCCGCCGGATGGCGGACGTTTCCCCTTGGGAGCGCGGTCAAGCCGCTTTTGGTATGCATGGACCGGAGCCCCGTACCGCGACGCGCGCGTCGCGATCCGGCAAGCCCGGCCGGGCGGTCGCGCCAGTGGCGCGCCCGCTCAGAACGTGCGGGAGATCGAAGCGACCAGCCCCAGCCGGCCGGCGGGATGGTCGTACTTGGTGTTGTACCAATTGTCCTTGGACGCACCGACCGCGGCCAGGCCGAACACCCAGCCCTTGATGTCCTTGGTGACGCCCAGCTTGTAGTCCACGTAGTGGCCCAGTTCGTCGCCATCCGTATCGACCTGGTTCTTCAGCTTCTGGTAGCCCACGTGGCCCACCAGGCCCCAGCCGTCGCCCAGGTCCCAGGTCGCCGACGCGTCCAGGTACCACGTGCCTTTCGAATTCGGCGTGCTGAAGAAATCGCTCGGCGTGTAGGAGTACTTCAGGGAGTAGCCGCCATAGGTACCGGCGATGTACAGGTCGGTGTTGTTGTAGTTGCCGCCCTTGGGAGACGACGAACCCGGGTAGTAATAGTGCAGCGCGCCGACGTCGATGCCGAAGCCGTTGTAGACCTCTCCGCGCCAGCCGCCGTAGAAGTCCATTTCGAGGTTGCCCTCGTTGTACAGGGTGCTGGAAACATTCGAGTTCCAGTTGCCAAGGTAGAAGCCCGACGAGTGCGTCAGGTCCAGTCCCAACTGAGCCGCCGGCCGGAAGTCGGTCTGCGAATAGCCACGGAAACGATAGTCGTTGGTGACGGTGGCGTTGCCGCTGAGCGAAAAACCCGCGCCCAGATCGGTCGGGTCGGCATGGGCCGCCCCGGCAAAACACGTGGCAAGAA
It encodes the following:
- a CDS encoding LysR family transcriptional regulator, with the protein product MSTIRFLRTFMAVARYGSFSEAAERVALTQAAVSFQMRALEEDLGRELFDRSGRLALLNAAGRELLPEVKQLLDLYDRMRLPQKPGPGQLAGSVAFGAIVSCMGALSKVVSELKRRHDSLDVRLFSGKSGELASKVESGDLDAALVVESGRRVASMRWTPLHEEPLVALAPPTAAGQTVRELLERNPFLRFDRTQRTGLQIDRVLRRMNVHVHDFLELNAIETVVELVRQEVGVSLLPQLMWSQWRTAPDLRVWDLPEDIGPVVRAVGMIERREHARQNITESIFKEYAALHQARDDKR
- a CDS encoding 4a-hydroxytetrahydrobiopterin dehydratase — its product is MVDLARIGADRAVRELSGWSAVAGRDAIAKTFVFGDFDGAFAFMARVALMAAKMDHHPEWSNIYNRVEVVLATHDAGGVTSQDVQMARFMDLLVGS
- a CDS encoding P-II family nitrogen regulator, whose product is MKLVTAIIKPFKLDEVREALADVGVSGLTVTEVKGFGRQKGHTELYRGAEYVVDFLPKIRVEVVLPDEMVDNAIEAIVKASRTGKIGDGKIFVTAVEQAIRIRTGESDNDAL
- a CDS encoding NAD+ synthase codes for the protein MTAPRVAIAQINSCVGDICGNAERVLQAAREAHRMGADILLTPELVLTGYPPEDLLLRPQFVCEQQQQLDELRRDLAELKGLHVVVGHVDGDTCGAKAYAFADRTGRHVLYNAASVLLEGRVLGTYRKRELPNYSVFDEQRYFIADGKPFTFDVKGVRFGVVICEDIWFSHAPQAAREAGSQVLLVPNASPFNTGKQAQRMEVVAECARLSGGAVIYANMVGGQDELVFDGASFAVDAQGQPRARLPEFEACVHAVDVGADGSITPVDAQADLQPSDPEEQVWKALVVGVRDYLGKNRFPGAIIGLSGGIDSAVVLAIAVDALGADNVRAVMMPSRYTADISQTDAADMAKRLGVRYDVIAIGPVVEGFESALAPHFAGMAVDATEENIQARVRGTLLMALSNKTGRLVLTTGNKSEMTTGYCTLYGDMAGGFAVIKDVPKTLVYRLANWRNRQQEVIPERIITRPPSAELRPDQKDQDSLPPYDILDGIVERYMERNQSAADIVAAGFPEDAVEQVVRLIRVSEYKRRQAPPGPRITPRAFGRDWRYPVTNGFRETT
- the argH gene encoding argininosuccinate lyase, translated to MSTPSSPSQNQFANKAQAWSARFSEPVSDLVKRYTASVDFDQRLARHDIQGSLAHADMLAAQGIISAQDKADIERGMAQILSEIDAGSFQWLLDLEDVHLNIEKRLVELVGDAGKRLHTGRSRNDQVATDIRLWLRGEIDVALDLLRQLRHALATVALEHADTIMPGFTHLQVAQPVTFGHHLLAYAEMFGRDAERLQDCRRRVNRLPLGAAALAGTSFPIDRERVAATLGFDGVCRNSLDAVSDRDFAIEFCAAAALVMTHVSRLSEELVLWMSPRVGFIDLADRFCTGSSIMPQKKNPDVPELARGKTGRVNGHLVALLTLMKGQPLAYNKDNQEDKEGLFDTADTLRDTLTIFADMAGGIKVKVENMRAAALQGYATATDLADYLVKRGIPFRDAHEVVAHAVRDCELRGCDLADLTLQELQAYHASIGEDVHQVLTLEGSVAARDHIGGTAPQRVREEAQRVLAQTSA
- the rlmD gene encoding 23S rRNA (uracil(1939)-C(5))-methyltransferase RlmD translates to MSEVLNIESLDLEARGIARREGKVVFVEGALPGERVTGETVRRKPSYEIARTVEVLQPSSQRVTPRCPHFGVCGGCAMQHLEPAAQVAIKQRSLEDTFWHVGKLRPQRILPPLHGPTWGYRFRARLSVRVVPKKGGVLVGFHERKSSYVADMRECHVLPPHVARLLMPLRAMIGAMSAPDRMPQIEVAVGDAATVLVLRHLLPLTPGDIDILRAFAQENGVQWWLQPKGPDTCHPLEREHAETLAYTLPEFGLRMPFKPTDFTQVNHAINRALVSRALSLLEARPDERVADLFCGLGNFTLPLATRAREAVGVEGSKALTDRAHEAATRNGLGDRVSFATLNLFEVDVQWLRGLGHFDRMLIDPPREGAQAVAQALAQLSAAERPRRIVYVSCNPATLARDAAIMVHEGGYSLLSAGVINMFPHTGHVESIAVFESGDAAAIEGAQRQAAEKRQEAAQAADQEQAA
- a CDS encoding TorF family putative porin — encoded protein: MKKTLRAVPFVLATCFAGAAHADPTDLGAGFSLSGNATVTNDYRFRGYSQTDFRPAAQLGLDLTHSSGFYLGNWNSNVSSTLYNEGNLEMDFYGGWRGEVYNGFGIDVGALHYYYPGSSSPKGGNYNNTDLYIAGTYGGYSLKYSYTPSDFFSTPNSKGTWYLDASATWDLGDGWGLVGHVGYQKLKNQVDTDGDELGHYVDYKLGVTKDIKGWVFGLAAVGASKDNWYNTKYDHPAGRLGLVASISRTF